GTGACTTTTGATTATCAAATTTATGGTTTATGTACAGATCTGCGTTGCTATTGTGTTTTTTTTTCGTGTTAATTGCAATCTTTTGATGATATTGTGATAATAAGACTTAACCGAAATTATATTGCGGTTGCTATTTGTAATCAGATGGGTCATACATATTATTCCAAATGCATAATATTCTGATTTATTGTTCCAAATGCAGGTCGTTGTTGATTGTCAGAGAAACACACGGCTATTGGAACTGATGACCGGCTTCTCTTAGTCTTCAAGAGATTTGCTGCCGTCGTTGGACATCACATTCTCTCCGCTGTGTATGTCTGTGGTCCTTCGACATGGTAGCATGTCTCTTTGTAGGCAAGAGAATTTAGTGCATGATTATGAAATTTGTGGTGTAATCTAATTTGGGTATTTTGATTATCAAATTTATTGTTTATGAACAGCTCTGCGTTGCTAATGTGTTTTTTTTTCCTGTCAATTGCAAACTTTTGATGTAGTTGTCATAATAAAAATTAATGTAAATTAAATTGCGGTGGCTATTTGTAATCAGATGGGTCATACATATTATTCCAAATGCATAATATCCTGATTTATTGTTCCAAATGCAGGTCGTTGTTGATTGTATGGGTTCACGGCTATTGGAACTGATGACCGGCTTCTCTTCGTCTACAAGAGATTTGCTGCCGTCGTTGGACATCACATTCTCTCCGCCGTGTATATCTGTGGTCCTTCGACATGGTAGCATTTCTCTTTGTAGGCAAGCGAAGTTAGTGCATGATTTTTTCCACAACTCCGGGATGAGGTTTACATAAACAAGGTTAAAAAATAGGCTGTGATGATAATTATCTTGGAGTTGGGTTGATCAATGAGAAAAATGGATTGGTATATTGGCGGGGTAACCTACAGGTTGCAGCCATATTGATTCATGTTCCGTTGGTTGATTTTATACCTATATCTGAGCCTTTCTCTTCTTTAAATATTTTTCCTTTTAAAAGTTTACGTTGTCTTTATTATTGACTTTTAAAATTGTAATGTCTGCATTTTATGTTATAAAATCATAAAGAATACTTCTCTGATCAGGATATTTGAGTCTATCAAACAGTTACAATCATGCACTTCATGAGGCAAACGGTAATAATGGTTACAATCATGCACTTGCGATAGGATACTGAATTTGGCAACGTGTGTTTCGTTCAACTATGAAGGTAAAATTAATGTTTTTtcttttttcagttttaatttatTTAGTCAATATACTTTCCTGATTTAGGTTTGCATTTGTTCATGTTTTTTTCGAAAAATGACGACAAAAATATAGCTTGCTGTCATAAGTAATGTTCTTTGACACGATTGTAAAAATATTGTGAGTAAGCCCGAAATTTAATATGATCTATCTCTACATATTTTCAGTTCATTTGGATGTGTTTTCGGGTCGGAAAATGCAACGTGGTGGTGCACTTGAAGAGAGTGGCGCTCAATCTGAGGTTGATAGTGAATCATCAACTGCATTTTCATGTACATCAACCGAATTTAAATCTTCATATCAGCCAAAATCAATTTTCACGCAATCTGATTTCTTAaaagtttttgattttttttttttttttttttttttttttttcaatttacaAATTTCACTATTCGTTTGTTAATGGTTATGAGTTTTAAGAATTTAATGTCATCTAATTCAATAAGACTTACGTTTATTTGTTTCAAGAACTACAAACATGTTAGCTTTATGCCATACACTGGGTCAAAACAAGGATAACGTATAAAATGTGGAACaataacttttatgccatacatctGGCAGTGGGCAGCAATCTGTACTGGCTTCCCAAATGTTGATGGTGCAAACCATGAGCTTTGAGGTTGATGATGCATTCAAGAAGTATCATTGACGGTTGTATAACGCCAGACAATTTTTTTATGGGTCTTGGACGGATGGCAAGTCACATACTACTGGAAGGTAATGAAAactataaattttttatttttgctggatcaaccttggAGATGCTCCAACTTACTTACAACTGTAATTATAGTGTTACCTATCAAATGGATCCTTGACTTAGTCGGTTATTGTCTCCTAATGTTGTACATTAGTAATATGTTCGTTCATTCTTGATCATTGGCAGCTTGAGCCTACAAGATTAGAGTTTCTTACAGTTGTAGACATTTTATATCGTTCACTAGCTCAACCAGTTTATATTTTAGCTACTTTTCTTCTTACTTCATTTTTGCTACACATGTTGGAGATAACACTTAAATGATCTACTTTAAAGTAAATAAATGTTCAAATTTACCACTTATTCTTTATTCTTTTTTTTCCCACATATAAAGTGGCTAAAAGTTAAGTAAAGTTGATGCCATTTGTAGTAGTGGGTACATTTATCATTGCAACTACAACACTAATAAATACCTTCTGTACACATCCAAACCCTTTCGATCTTTAATATATAAAGTTGTTAAAAGAGATCTTTAAAGTAAATAAATGGTCAAATTTACCACTTATACTTTATTATTTTTTGTTCCCACACATAAAGTGGCTAAAAGTTAAGTAAAGTTGATGCCATTTGTAGTAGTGGGTACATTTATCATTGCAACTACAACACTAATAAATACCTTCTGTACACATCCAAACCCTTTCGATCTTtaatatataaattagtttagATCTAAAGTTGATGACTTTTGTAGTTGTGGGTCAATTAATGTTATCATTGCTTCACATGTTGGAGATACTGTAACACTTAAATGATCTATTTtagagtaaatataaatataaatataaatggtcAAATTTACCACTTATACCTTATTCTTTTTTTCATTCGGATATAAAGTGGTTAAAATTACACTAAAAATGGCGCCATCTGTAGTAGTGGGCCAACTACAGTTATCATTGTAACTAACACTAATATATACCTTCTACAAACTTCCAATCCATTCCGAAATTTAAGTTATAAAGTGGTTAAAAGAGATCTAAAGGTGATGACATTTGTAGTTGTGGGTCAATTAATGTTATCattgcaactacaacaataatATATACCTTCTATAAACTTAAACTTCCCAGCATATTTCAGTTATTTCCATTATCACAATATTAATGCAAAATTAGCCCCCATAACAGATAACTAATTCATTATCATTCTCATATTCTCTAAACTATCTGTCTTTTGCAGAACCAATCATACCCTTTAAATCCTCCTTTAACATACCCGTCATCTCTTCAATGGAATCTCATTTACTCATGGTCGGAGCAATTACTCCTAGAGCTCCTCATGTCAACACCCGTTTGAAATTGCTTAGCATTGAAACACTTACAAGATCCTATTTTGACCACGGTTTACCTTTCCTCGATGTGATTGCAACTGATGATCAGGTATAACTTTCAAACATTTCACATTTTATGTACATAAGTTGATTGCCTTACCTTATAACTTTTTGCATATTGTATTCTGCTTACACTTACAACCAAATTTATttattttcactttttttttttaatatagggAGAAAGAATTGGCCTTACTGTGAAAAATACGCATAAGAAAAAATATGAGGAATTATTGAAAGAGCAACAAATCTATGTTTTTAAAAGTATTGGTACATTAAAGCTAAGCAACCATAATAGTCTAAATCATTGGACTCATGATTGCAAACTTATTTTCACAAACAAGACCACATTTGTGCCAGTTCCTCCCACTCAATGGTCTGGAAGTGATGGTTTCAAGTTTATTCCATTTATTGATCTTATAACCTGTCAATTATCAGAGAAACACACGGCAGGTATTTGCATTATATTCTTTGTAAGAAAAAGTCTACTCTTTTATACTAATACAACACAATAGCAGCAGAAACCAACATTTGTATACATGTGTAACATTCTTATTTATTTGCTATATATCAGATGTAATTGGTTGTGTCAATTACTATGATCGTGAACCAAAATATTATGGGAGTAGCAATGATGAAAAGTCCAAGTACATCAACCTTGAGCTCAAGGATTTAGAGTAAACTACACAACTCATATACACACTAAATTCCTTTCTTAAATTTTATTAAATTACTATATTGatgctaacttttttttttttttttttttttttttttttgtagcggTTCAATAGTGTCTTGCaccttatttagaacatatatggtTAAGTTTTTGGCATACATGAAACAACTAGACTCAAGTCAATGTGTGATTTTGGTTATTCAATTTGGTCGCACAAAGAAATTCCAACGTACATTTTTTTAACACTTACTCAATTTTTTATGGTTATTATGCACGTCTATATTAAGGCCTGAATTAAACTTTGTTAATATCAACATTCAAATGCAGACCAGCTAACTGTTGGTACTGACTGGACTCACACAAGAGTGTTTATGGACAGTGACTTACCGGTCATCGAAGATTTCAGGAAGAGGTAAACACATTTTTGCAATTAGTACAAAATTGTTGTTTACTTAACCACCTTGGAAATTTTTGCATATGTGTAATCCCTCATTTGCTGCAGGTATCTTGCAGTACAAAATGATAATGATTCTCAGTCTTCCTTCGCACCTTCTTTTACACCATCATTGACACCTAAAGGGAAACCACTGGATGAATGGTTTCAGAACGTTCTTTGTGTCGGGTGTGATGACTTGTCAATTAATCATGTTAGTTGTTTATACCTTTTATATTATCACTTAACTTTAATCATGTAATCCAAAATAGTTCTAAGCATTTTTTAAATAATTCCTATACTGCTTATTCTGTCAGTTGGTGAATATAGTCTACAATCAACACTAACACTTTATTCGGTGGTTACATTGTTGTAGTCAATGGCACTGTATTTGCAGCAATCACTTGGGTTATTTGTGTTACTAACGAAGCTTTCTTTTTAAACACATATGCAGGAAGGTACATTTGTTGTTGAAGCAGAGATCATTGCAATTGAACCGCACGAGCCGTGGTCATACATTGCATGTAAAAAATGTCATAAGACAGCACCAACAACTTCAAAGGACGTTGATCTTACGCTTGACATTGACCAACAGTTGTTATTGAAGCGTATTTGCAGAGATTGCGGTGAACATCCACAGGTTGCTCTTAGGTATGTAACATTCAACTACCAACATTCGTACAGTTTTCTTTAATTCTGTAATATGTATACCTTTTGTACTTTGATTACAAATATGTACTCTAAACAACACAATCCACAGGTTCAAGGTAAGCGTCCGTGTTGTGGATGCAACTGGGATAGCAACATTCACCGTTTTTGAATCACTTGTCAAGAAATATGTTACCGAATCAGCTTATGAGATTAAGAAAGCGCTACCGGAAGACGAAGATCAACCTGTTGAATTAGAAGCATTAGTTGGTAATACTCTATTGTGCAAGCTGGAAATTACTGGTAACCACAAGAAATACAAGCAGACGAACTTTACAGTTAAGGAGTATTCGACTGATGAAGTATTTGTGGATCACTTCCGTCAACAGTTCAAGG
The window above is part of the Rutidosis leptorrhynchoides isolate AG116_Rl617_1_P2 chromosome 1, CSIRO_AGI_Rlap_v1, whole genome shotgun sequence genome. Proteins encoded here:
- the LOC139904374 gene encoding uncharacterized protein — protein: MESHLLMVGAITPRAPHVNTRLKLLSIETLTRSYFDHGLPFLDVIATDDQGERIGLTVKNTHKKKYEELLKEQQIYVFKSIGTLKLSNHNSLNHWTHDCKLIFTNKTTFVPVPPTQWSGSDGFKFIPFIDLITCQLSEKHTADVIGCVNYYDREPKYYGSSNDEKSKYINLELKDLDGSIVSCTLFRTYMVKFLAYMKQLDSSQCVILVIQFGRTKKFQHQLTVGTDWTHTRVFMDSDLPVIEDFRKRYLAVQNDNDSQSSFAPSFTPSLTPKGKPLDEWFQNVLCVGCDDLSINHSTINTNTLFGGYIVVVNGTVFAAITWEGTFVVEAEIIAIEPHEPWSYIACKKCHKTAPTTSKDVDLTLDIDQQLLLKRICRDCGEHPQVALRFKVSVRVVDATGIATFTVFESLVKKYVTESAYEIKKALPEDEDQPVELEALVGNTLLCKLEITGNHKKYKQTNFTVKEYSTDEVFVDHFRQQFKIDRPKFKQMKLEAATADMSVSPKCGSSNLSANEKHMVDLASSTGYTPPKKQIKEEPNESPLSVKSSTTRHKKFNLGDD